A region of uncultured Draconibacterium sp. DNA encodes the following proteins:
- a CDS encoding deoxynucleoside kinase: MHIAIAGNIGAGKTTLSELLAKHYKWTPHYEDVDENPYLNDFYNDMQRWSFNLQIYFLNSRFKQIIDIRKSGKTIIQDRTIYEDAEIFAPNLHAMGLMSTRDFGNYKSLFDLMASLIQPPDLLIYLRASIPTLVNQIQKRGREYENSIRLDYLKQLNDRYENWISGYKMGKLLVINVDDLDFTANPEDLSFVIDRIDAQIHGLFQ, from the coding sequence ATGCACATTGCGATAGCGGGTAACATTGGTGCCGGAAAGACAACATTGAGCGAGCTTCTGGCGAAACATTATAAATGGACCCCACATTACGAAGACGTAGACGAAAACCCTTATCTGAATGACTTTTACAACGACATGCAACGTTGGTCGTTTAACCTGCAGATATACTTCCTGAATTCGCGTTTTAAACAGATTATCGATATCCGTAAGTCGGGAAAAACGATTATACAAGACCGTACTATTTACGAGGATGCCGAAATTTTTGCTCCCAACCTGCACGCCATGGGATTGATGAGTACCCGCGATTTTGGCAACTACAAATCGTTGTTCGATCTGATGGCCAGCCTGATTCAGCCGCCTGATTTGCTGATTTATTTACGCGCATCGATTCCTACACTGGTAAACCAGATTCAGAAGCGGGGACGTGAATATGAAAACTCGATCCGTTTGGATTATCTGAAACAGCTAAACGACCGTTACGAGAACTGGATTAGTGGTTACAAAATGGGGAAATTACTGGTGATTAATGTGGATGACCTTGATTTTACAGCCAATCCTGAAGACCTGAGCTTTGTTATCGATAGGATCGATGCTCAGATACACGGTTTATTCCAATAA
- a CDS encoding GH3 auxin-responsive promoter family protein, which produces MPLINSVIKWVNIKRNYQIQYYREYPHEIQNETLFELLQSAKDTQWGKAHNFDDVTSYREFQKAMPLQSYDDVKPYIDRLRQGEKNLLWPGEVKWFAKSSGTTSDKSKFIPVTNEALEECHLRGPKDIFAQYITSNPESKVLKGKILTLGGSHRVSTFNNNSFHGDLSAIMIENEPFWSDLFRTPAAEIALIEEFEEKVEKIIDTTLDQNVTAFAGVPSWYLVLFKRVLEKTGKSNLLEVWPNLEVFAHGGVNFEPYREQYRKIIPSPQMHYVETYNASEGFFGIQDNEHQDDMLLMLDYGIYYEFIPMSEFGSENPTVLNLEDVELDENYALVISTNAGLWRYIIGDTIKFTCKYPFKIKVTGRTKHFINAFGEEVIIDNAEQALKVACHHTGAIVNEYTAGPVFMSDNNKGAHQWIIEFAKEPKDVDHFKTILDNSLKTLNSDYEAKRHKNMTLEMLHLTVAPKGTFYNWMKQRGKVGGQNKIPRLANNRKYLDELMNILGTDS; this is translated from the coding sequence ATGCCTCTTATCAATTCAGTTATCAAGTGGGTAAATATAAAACGTAACTACCAAATACAGTATTACCGCGAATATCCACATGAAATCCAAAACGAAACCTTATTTGAACTTTTGCAAAGTGCAAAAGACACACAATGGGGCAAAGCACACAATTTTGATGATGTAACATCGTACCGCGAATTCCAAAAAGCAATGCCTTTGCAAAGCTATGATGATGTAAAACCATACATCGACCGCTTGCGCCAGGGCGAAAAAAACCTGCTTTGGCCGGGCGAGGTAAAGTGGTTTGCCAAATCGAGCGGAACTACCAGCGACAAAAGCAAGTTTATTCCGGTTACCAACGAAGCTTTGGAAGAATGTCATTTGCGTGGACCAAAAGATATTTTTGCCCAGTATATTACCTCAAATCCTGAATCGAAAGTTTTAAAAGGAAAAATTCTGACTTTGGGAGGAAGCCACCGAGTCAGCACTTTTAACAATAATTCGTTTCATGGCGATCTTTCGGCGATTATGATCGAGAATGAGCCCTTTTGGTCGGATCTGTTCCGGACACCGGCCGCAGAAATTGCCCTTATCGAAGAATTTGAAGAGAAAGTAGAAAAGATAATCGATACCACCCTCGACCAGAATGTTACTGCGTTTGCAGGTGTTCCGTCGTGGTACCTGGTACTTTTTAAACGCGTGCTGGAAAAAACCGGCAAATCGAACCTGCTGGAAGTATGGCCCAACCTTGAAGTTTTTGCTCATGGAGGTGTAAATTTTGAGCCCTACCGCGAGCAGTACCGTAAAATTATTCCATCGCCACAAATGCATTACGTGGAAACCTACAATGCATCGGAAGGTTTTTTTGGAATTCAGGATAACGAACACCAGGACGACATGCTTTTAATGCTCGACTATGGCATTTACTACGAATTTATTCCCATGTCGGAATTTGGCAGCGAAAATCCAACTGTACTTAATCTTGAGGATGTGGAACTGGACGAGAATTATGCCCTGGTAATTTCTACCAACGCCGGATTGTGGCGGTATATAATTGGCGACACCATAAAATTTACCTGCAAATACCCATTCAAGATAAAAGTTACGGGGCGCACCAAACATTTTATTAATGCCTTTGGCGAAGAGGTGATTATCGACAACGCCGAGCAAGCACTGAAAGTTGCCTGCCACCACACCGGGGCAATCGTAAATGAATACACCGCAGGCCCGGTATTTATGAGCGACAACAACAAAGGAGCACACCAGTGGATTATTGAATTTGCAAAGGAACCGAAAGACGTCGATCACTTTAAAACGATACTGGACAATTCGCTAAAAACACTAAACTCGGATTACGAAGCCAAGCGCCATAAAAACATGACCCTTGAAATGCTGCATCTTACGGTAGCGCCAAAAGGAACTTTCTACAACTGGATGAAACAACGCGGCAAGGTTGGCGGGCAAAATAAAATTCCGCGTCTGGCCAATAACCGAAAATATCTGGACGAACTTATGAACATTCTGGGGACCGACAGCTAA
- a CDS encoding CvpA family protein encodes MNYIDIILGILLILSAINGFSKGLISEVASIAALILGIWGAIKFSYVTTEFLIENFNMHSKHMNIISFVITFVVIVILVHIVGSAVSKMAETVLLGFANKLAGLVFGVLKSALILSIILVIFDKIDEDVHILSREAKENSRMYEPIRSFAPSIFPFIEGWEIDMKENREYEDVV; translated from the coding sequence ATGAACTACATCGATATTATTTTAGGCATTTTGTTGATACTGTCAGCAATAAATGGTTTTAGTAAAGGCCTTATTTCTGAGGTAGCATCAATTGCAGCACTCATTTTAGGAATTTGGGGAGCAATTAAATTCTCATACGTTACCACCGAATTTCTGATCGAGAATTTTAACATGCATTCGAAACACATGAATATTATATCGTTTGTCATCACCTTTGTTGTTATCGTTATTCTGGTGCACATTGTTGGCAGCGCGGTAAGTAAAATGGCCGAAACCGTTTTGCTGGGATTCGCAAATAAACTGGCCGGTTTGGTTTTTGGAGTTTTAAAATCAGCCTTGATATTAAGTATAATATTGGTTATCTTCGACAAGATTGATGAGGACGTTCATATTCTTTCGCGCGAAGCCAAAGAAAATTCGCGTATGTATGAACCGATCCGATCGTTTGCACCATCGATTTTCCCGTTTATTGAAGGATGGGAAATAGACATGAAAGAGAATCGCGAATATGAAGATGTGGTCTAA
- a CDS encoding DUF3667 domain-containing protein, with translation MKMWSKLTERFKGKDNSNWQIDVDCLNCGTNFSGHYCPNCGQAVKEYDRPFGFIFYNFLGDFFAFDTRFFQTLFALIARPGFLTKEYFVGRRVRYTPPLRIFIFVSFILFLLLQIVTNRGLSTVLDSDLQEAKLGLDSISVVAADSILNQVNDQIAPEEKQALNKVLSKGNIQMDSIDVAKSVNELDLGSWGGARNIRLALNNYADDMEKELEEEKDPGKRAELQENIRMLRSPEATMAKILKYISYAFFLLLPLFALILKLIYIRRRHNYMRHLVFSIHIHSFIFLVMTTIIGLYLLFDKDIANVSGILFLSVPIYIIIALKKFYGQSIGKVVLKFFALSFIYNIVFFTVILLASLDAINVL, from the coding sequence ATGAAGATGTGGTCTAAACTAACAGAGCGTTTTAAGGGGAAAGATAATTCCAACTGGCAAATCGATGTTGATTGTTTAAACTGTGGAACAAATTTTTCAGGGCATTATTGTCCGAATTGTGGGCAGGCGGTTAAAGAATACGACAGGCCATTTGGTTTTATATTTTACAATTTTCTTGGTGACTTTTTTGCTTTCGATACCCGTTTTTTTCAAACACTTTTTGCGTTAATTGCGCGTCCCGGTTTTCTTACCAAAGAATATTTTGTCGGTCGCAGAGTTCGTTACACCCCGCCATTGCGCATTTTTATTTTTGTGAGTTTTATACTGTTTTTGTTGTTGCAAATTGTTACCAATCGTGGTTTGTCAACGGTACTCGACTCGGATCTACAAGAGGCCAAATTAGGGCTTGACTCTATTTCAGTGGTTGCAGCCGATTCTATATTGAACCAGGTAAACGATCAAATAGCACCGGAAGAAAAGCAGGCCCTGAATAAAGTTCTGAGTAAAGGAAATATTCAGATGGATAGTATCGATGTGGCCAAATCCGTAAATGAATTAGATCTGGGAAGTTGGGGTGGCGCACGAAATATAAGACTGGCACTAAATAATTATGCCGACGATATGGAAAAGGAGCTGGAAGAGGAAAAAGATCCGGGGAAACGCGCTGAATTGCAGGAAAATATCCGAATGTTGCGCTCTCCTGAAGCTACCATGGCTAAGATACTAAAATACATTTCGTACGCATTTTTCCTGTTGCTGCCGCTTTTTGCACTTATCTTAAAGCTCATTTATATTCGTCGGCGCCATAACTACATGCGGCACCTGGTTTTTTCCATTCACATCCATTCGTTTATTTTTTTGGTAATGACTACTATAATTGGCCTGTACTTGTTATTTGACAAAGACATTGCTAATGTGTCAGGAATTTTGTTCTTGTCGGTTCCCATCTATATTATAATAGCTTTAAAGAAATTTTACGGGCAATCGATAGGGAAGGTCGTGCTTAAATTCTTTGCCCTTTCGTTTATCTATAACATTGTTTTCTTCACTGTAATACTACTCGCTTCTTTGGATGCAATTAATGTGCTCTGA
- a CDS encoding DUF6249 domain-containing protein yields the protein MEELIAVGVVFFGAYHIIKLFSTHLLKRKLIKAEQYDRVGILEEPKVENDETNRYPSLKWGLVALMTGLGFIIIEVMGLFNRELVRGRDAVLPLGILMVCISLGFLLYFFIMNGKAVKK from the coding sequence ATGGAAGAGTTAATTGCAGTAGGCGTAGTATTTTTTGGAGCATATCACATCATCAAACTATTTTCTACCCATTTATTAAAACGGAAACTGATTAAGGCAGAACAGTACGATAGAGTTGGTATTCTGGAAGAACCAAAAGTTGAAAATGATGAAACAAACCGTTATCCTTCGTTAAAATGGGGATTGGTTGCTTTAATGACCGGTTTGGGTTTTATTATTATTGAAGTGATGGGTTTATTTAACCGTGAATTGGTTAGAGGCCGTGATGCCGTTTTACCGCTGGGAATTTTGATGGTTTGTATTTCGCTCGGATTCCTGCTCTACTTCTTTATTATGAACGGGAAAGCCGTTAAGAAATAA
- the fmt gene encoding methionyl-tRNA formyltransferase, translated as MQGKDLRIVFMGTPDFAVASLQALVEGGYNVVGVITAPDKPAGRGKKLHQSAVKVYASEQGLNVLQPEKLKNPEFLDELRALEADLQVVVAFRMLPEVVWDMPRLGTFNLHGSLLPQYRGAAPLNWAVINGETKTGVTTFLLAHEIDTGKILFRKEIDIWENDTVGTIHDALMGIGAKLVVETVDALASGEYKAIPQEELVAEGEEIKHAPKIFKEDCKINWSADADAVRNLIRGLSPYPAAWSTLKHKETGQETATKIFMAMRVEDNKNTPPGTLESDGKNFLKVACSNGWLQITDLQIAGKKRMKVQDFLRGFQQIGDYTFQ; from the coding sequence ATGCAAGGAAAAGACCTGAGAATAGTTTTTATGGGAACGCCCGATTTTGCCGTGGCCAGTTTACAGGCCCTGGTTGAAGGCGGATACAATGTAGTTGGTGTAATTACAGCTCCCGACAAACCGGCAGGACGTGGAAAAAAACTCCACCAATCGGCGGTGAAAGTATATGCAAGCGAACAAGGGCTTAATGTTCTGCAACCTGAAAAGCTTAAAAACCCGGAATTTCTGGATGAACTAAGGGCTTTGGAAGCCGACTTGCAGGTTGTTGTGGCATTCAGAATGTTACCCGAGGTTGTTTGGGATATGCCACGTTTAGGAACTTTTAATTTGCATGGATCTTTACTACCACAGTATCGCGGAGCGGCACCATTAAACTGGGCCGTAATAAACGGCGAAACAAAAACCGGTGTTACTACTTTTCTACTCGCTCATGAAATTGATACCGGGAAAATTCTTTTCCGCAAAGAAATTGATATTTGGGAAAACGACACGGTTGGAACCATTCACGATGCACTGATGGGCATTGGTGCCAAACTGGTTGTTGAAACCGTTGATGCGCTGGCTTCGGGAGAGTACAAAGCCATTCCGCAGGAAGAGCTTGTTGCTGAAGGAGAAGAGATAAAACATGCTCCGAAAATTTTCAAGGAAGACTGTAAAATCAATTGGTCGGCCGATGCTGATGCGGTTCGTAACCTTATTCGCGGACTATCGCCCTACCCGGCTGCCTGGAGTACCTTAAAACACAAAGAAACGGGGCAGGAAACTGCCACCAAAATATTTATGGCCATGCGTGTTGAAGACAATAAAAACACACCTCCGGGAACACTGGAAAGCGATGGTAAAAACTTTCTAAAAGTGGCTTGTTCCAATGGCTGGCTGCAAATTACTGATCTGCAAATTGCGGGTAAAAAAAGAATGAAAGTTCAGGATTTTCTTCGGGGATTTCAGCAAATAGGAGATTACACTTTTCAATAA
- a CDS encoding DUF5522 domain-containing protein, producing the protein MGYFDDLFPDRYEDELKEGKDFYMENGYRVMTESYLINRGYCCANGCRHCPYWPKAQKGNTNLRKK; encoded by the coding sequence ATGGGATATTTCGATGACCTTTTTCCTGACCGATATGAGGATGAATTAAAGGAGGGGAAGGATTTTTATATGGAAAATGGCTACCGGGTAATGACAGAGTCATACCTGATAAACCGTGGTTACTGTTGTGCCAACGGATGCCGCCACTGCCCATACTGGCCAAAAGCACAAAAAGGAAATACCAATCTCAGAAAAAAATAG
- a CDS encoding O-antigen ligase family protein, whose amino-acid sequence MPQKAVIRIALFYLISIGFIALNLWFVVEKHMLYANVLPLVFSVVLLAVYSFDKVIYLIAFLAPLSIPLREYLPGIGFDMYIPTEPLLFGLLLLFILKVIQERQFDRKILLHPVSLAVYLNLFWILITSVTSTMPMVSFKFLLMRIWFVVGLYLLTAKIFKDGKNMEKYVWLYVIPLMLVIFYSTYRHLGYGLWDKQAAHFVVSPFYRDHTSYGAATAIYIPFLIMFMFSKSYSKNIKLLAAGALAVVTLGFLLSYSRAAWLSIIVAFAVWTIIKLRIRFKPLFITLITIIGLFLAFQSQILMKLEQNSEESSANIMTHISSMSNISSDASNLERINRWSCAVRMFADKPVVGYGPGTYMFKYARYQLSKDRTIISTNSADGGNAHSEYLGPMAESGMLGLATYLLIIILVIYTAVNTYTRLSDYRLRSIVLAALIGLVTYYIHGFLNNFLDTDKISVPFWGFTAMIVAIDIISRKQEKYTELKQD is encoded by the coding sequence GTGCCACAAAAAGCGGTCATACGAATAGCACTTTTTTATCTCATTTCCATCGGATTTATAGCACTGAATCTTTGGTTTGTGGTAGAAAAACACATGCTGTATGCCAATGTGCTTCCTCTGGTTTTTTCAGTGGTTTTACTGGCCGTTTATTCATTTGATAAAGTCATTTACCTCATTGCTTTTCTGGCGCCCTTATCCATTCCACTCAGGGAATATTTGCCCGGAATTGGTTTTGATATGTACATCCCTACCGAGCCACTGCTGTTTGGTTTGCTGCTGCTTTTTATTCTGAAAGTTATACAGGAACGCCAATTCGATCGTAAAATATTACTCCATCCGGTATCGCTGGCTGTTTATCTCAACCTGTTTTGGATTCTGATTACCAGTGTTACCAGCACCATGCCGATGGTTTCGTTTAAGTTTTTGCTGATGCGTATTTGGTTTGTGGTTGGTCTTTACCTGCTTACCGCCAAAATTTTTAAAGACGGCAAAAACATGGAAAAATATGTTTGGCTGTATGTTATTCCACTGATGCTGGTAATTTTCTATTCTACATACCGGCATCTGGGTTACGGTTTATGGGACAAGCAGGCTGCACACTTTGTGGTTTCGCCGTTTTACCGCGACCACACTTCTTACGGCGCTGCCACAGCTATTTACATCCCATTTTTGATCATGTTTATGTTCAGCAAAAGCTATTCAAAAAATATCAAATTACTTGCTGCCGGCGCACTTGCGGTTGTAACACTGGGATTTTTGTTGTCGTACAGTCGCGCGGCATGGCTGAGTATAATCGTTGCATTTGCCGTATGGACCATCATAAAACTTCGCATCCGGTTTAAGCCACTTTTTATTACACTGATTACGATAATTGGTTTGTTCCTTGCCTTCCAATCTCAGATTTTAATGAAACTGGAGCAGAACTCTGAAGAGTCATCGGCCAATATAATGACACACATTTCGTCGATGTCGAACATAAGCTCCGATGCCTCGAACCTGGAGCGTATTAACCGCTGGAGTTGCGCCGTGCGTATGTTTGCAGACAAACCCGTGGTTGGTTACGGCCCGGGAACCTACATGTTTAAATATGCCAGATACCAGTTAAGCAAAGATCGCACAATTATCAGTACCAACTCAGCCGATGGAGGAAATGCTCACAGCGAATACCTTGGCCCCATGGCAGAGTCGGGGATGCTTGGTTTGGCAACTTACCTGTTAATTATAATCCTGGTGATTTATACAGCCGTAAACACTTATACCCGCTTATCAGATTACCGGCTTCGGTCGATTGTTTTGGCGGCACTTATTGGGCTGGTTACCTACTACATCCACGGTTTTTTGAATAACTTTTTGGATACGGACAAGATATCGGTGCCGTTTTGGGGATTCACGGCAATGATCGTTGCCATTGATATTATCTCAAGAAAACAGGAAAAATATACAGAACTGAAACAAGATTAA
- a CDS encoding Wzz/FepE/Etk N-terminal domain-containing protein, with protein sequence MDNFFDNQRILQLIWKRKFHFVLVGVIAVVLSAIFSGPAFITPKFKSTARIYPTNIWTMSDESETEQMLEILNSNDIKFRMFDSFDLAKVYDIKKDDPQYITYMLGEYNTNVSTGKTEYETAEIKVLDEDPQRASDMCDSIISFFNQKVQELHKTKEKEMVDITGRQLDKKYAELEVYEHKLDSIREKYGIISYGQVDEVTRGYMNALATGRGSAGDTKKIENLYDNFAKEGSRAYKLENKYNKTIQTIDSLSIVYDTYLTEYEKEITYSHVVEYPFPADKKAYPVRWLIVAFTTLSAVFFALLVFLVLDYGKKD encoded by the coding sequence ATGGATAACTTTTTTGACAACCAACGTATCCTGCAACTTATCTGGAAACGCAAATTTCATTTTGTACTTGTTGGTGTAATCGCTGTTGTTCTGTCGGCCATTTTTTCAGGCCCGGCGTTTATTACACCCAAGTTTAAGTCAACGGCGCGCATCTACCCTACCAACATCTGGACGATGAGTGATGAGTCGGAAACCGAACAGATGCTTGAGATTCTGAATTCGAATGACATCAAGTTCAGAATGTTCGATTCGTTTGATCTTGCCAAAGTATACGACATTAAGAAAGATGATCCGCAGTACATTACGTATATGCTTGGCGAGTATAACACCAATGTGAGTACCGGCAAAACAGAATACGAAACGGCTGAAATAAAAGTGTTGGATGAAGATCCGCAACGTGCTTCCGATATGTGCGATTCGATCATTTCGTTTTTCAACCAAAAAGTGCAGGAATTGCATAAAACGAAAGAAAAGGAAATGGTTGACATAACCGGCAGACAGCTGGATAAAAAATATGCCGAACTGGAAGTGTACGAGCACAAACTGGACAGTATTCGTGAAAAATACGGCATCATCAGTTATGGCCAAGTAGATGAAGTCACCCGTGGTTATATGAATGCTCTGGCTACCGGGCGCGGCTCGGCCGGTGATACCAAAAAGATTGAGAATCTTTACGACAACTTTGCGAAAGAAGGTTCGCGTGCTTACAAGCTTGAAAATAAATACAACAAAACTATTCAGACCATTGACTCTCTGTCGATTGTTTACGACACCTACTTAACTGAATACGAAAAAGAAATTACCTACAGCCACGTGGTGGAATACCCTTTCCCGGCTGATAAAAAAGCTTACCCTGTTCGCTGGCTGATCGTTGCTTTTACAACGCTGTCGGCAGTATTTTTTGCACTACTGGTATTCTTGGTACTCGACTACGGAAAAAAAGACTAA
- the tyrS gene encoding tyrosine--tRNA ligase, with protein MSFVQELKWRGMLHDIMPGTEEQLEKELTAAYVGIDPTADSLHIGHLVSVMMLKHLQIAGHQPIALVGGATGMIGDPSGKSQERNLLDEPTLRHNQECIKAQLAKFLDFESKDDNVALLVNNYDWMKEFSFLDFIRDVGKRITVNYMMAKDSVKKRLGEESKSGMSFTEFTYQLVQGYDFYHLYKNNNCRLQMGGSDQWGNITTGTELIRRMDGGEAFALTCPLITKADGTKFGKTESGNVWLDPERTSPYAFFQFWLNTSDDDAERYIKIFTLLSKEEIDTLVAAHKEAPHARALQKKLAEEVTTMVHSREEYDMAVEASQILFGKGTAEQLRKLNESTFLAVFEGVPQFNISKEELAAGINVIDLLAEKTEVFPSKGELRRTIKGNGLSINKEKINDPELIVNNNFLIGDKYILAQKGKKNYFLIIAE; from the coding sequence ATGAGTTTTGTACAAGAGCTGAAATGGAGAGGCATGTTGCACGATATAATGCCGGGAACTGAAGAACAACTGGAAAAAGAATTAACTGCGGCGTATGTGGGTATCGACCCAACTGCCGACTCGTTGCACATTGGCCACCTGGTAAGTGTTATGATGTTGAAACACCTTCAGATTGCAGGACACCAGCCTATTGCTTTAGTTGGTGGTGCCACCGGAATGATCGGCGACCCATCAGGAAAATCGCAGGAGCGTAACCTGTTGGACGAACCAACTCTGCGCCACAACCAGGAATGTATTAAAGCTCAGCTGGCAAAATTCCTCGATTTTGAAAGCAAGGACGATAACGTAGCACTTTTGGTAAACAACTACGACTGGATGAAGGAATTTTCGTTCCTTGATTTTATCCGCGACGTGGGTAAACGTATTACCGTAAACTACATGATGGCGAAAGATTCGGTAAAAAAACGTTTGGGCGAAGAATCAAAATCGGGCATGTCGTTCACTGAGTTTACTTACCAGTTGGTACAAGGCTACGACTTTTACCACTTGTACAAAAACAACAACTGCCGCCTGCAAATGGGTGGATCAGACCAGTGGGGAAACATTACTACCGGTACCGAGTTGATTCGCCGTATGGACGGAGGTGAAGCGTTTGCATTAACCTGTCCGTTAATCACCAAAGCTGATGGTACAAAATTCGGAAAAACCGAGTCGGGAAACGTTTGGCTCGACCCTGAACGTACTTCGCCTTATGCATTCTTCCAGTTCTGGTTGAACACTTCGGATGATGATGCTGAACGTTACATAAAAATATTCACCCTGTTGTCGAAAGAAGAGATCGACACATTGGTTGCGGCGCATAAAGAAGCACCGCATGCCCGTGCATTACAGAAAAAACTGGCCGAGGAAGTAACCACAATGGTTCACTCGCGCGAAGAGTACGACATGGCCGTTGAAGCTTCTCAAATTCTTTTCGGAAAAGGAACAGCGGAGCAACTTCGTAAGCTTAATGAAAGTACCTTCCTTGCGGTGTTTGAAGGCGTTCCTCAGTTTAACATCTCGAAAGAGGAGTTGGCTGCCGGCATTAACGTAATCGATTTGCTGGCGGAAAAGACCGAGGTATTTCCATCGAAAGGAGAATTGCGTCGCACGATTAAAGGTAACGGACTGAGCATTAACAAAGAGAAAATTAACGATCCTGAGCTGATTGTAAACAACAACTTTTTAATTGGCGACAAATACATTCTGGCACAAAAAGGGAAGAAAAACTACTTCCTTATTATTGCTGAATAA
- a CDS encoding sigma-70 family RNA polymerase sigma factor, whose product MNDAQLVQQVLNGNNHAFRFLVGKYQRLVTHVVGRIIQQEDELEDICQEVFIKVFKKLKRFRGDSKLSTWIATIAYNTAITHYRKQKRRGELSYNEEPNLILAEKDQGLNQKIIEKEEAKKYLMQLIESLPVNYRTVITLFHLEEFSYKEIEEITGMPEGTIKSYLSRARKLLKGKIEKVARLEQTNIFADYV is encoded by the coding sequence ATGAATGATGCGCAACTGGTTCAACAGGTTTTAAACGGAAACAACCATGCGTTCAGGTTTTTGGTGGGAAAGTACCAACGACTTGTAACGCATGTGGTTGGACGCATTATTCAGCAGGAAGATGAACTGGAAGACATTTGCCAGGAGGTTTTTATAAAAGTGTTTAAAAAACTGAAACGGTTTCGTGGCGATTCGAAATTGTCGACATGGATTGCAACCATTGCTTACAACACGGCAATAACGCATTACCGCAAGCAAAAACGAAGAGGCGAACTGTCGTACAACGAAGAGCCCAATCTTATTCTTGCTGAAAAAGACCAGGGGCTGAACCAGAAAATCATCGAAAAAGAAGAAGCGAAAAAATATCTCATGCAACTGATTGAATCGTTGCCGGTGAACTACCGAACGGTGATTACGTTATTTCATCTGGAGGAGTTCTCGTACAAAGAGATAGAAGAGATTACAGGAATGCCCGAAGGAACCATTAAAAGTTACCTGAGCCGGGCACGAAAATTATTAAAAGGCAAGATTGAAAAAGTTGCCCGTTTGGAACAAACTAATATATTTGCTGACTATGTATAA
- a CDS encoding glucosaminidase domain-containing protein, translated as MRHIISFFLFILLASSAFSQNITRDEYIRQWQLVAIEEMNRSGIPASITMAQGCLESGNGNSELSRESNNHFGIKCKSSWKGKKVYYDDDRRNECFRSYRSVKDSYIDHTNFLMENPRYASLFLLDPTDYKSWAKGLKKAGYATAHDYDKRLIRIIEENKLHRLDKKMTFSPMGGQTAHNALDTDKTGALTIRPFYTHKVTKINHVKAVVAQKGDTYEILAQELGLKDWELYKFNDQSPGHRPIPNEVVYIQYKKSKSSKNQLTHRAQEGETMHYISQLYGIKLKPLYRRNNMKKGEQPQVGQVIYLRKKKK; from the coding sequence ATGAGACACATAATTTCCTTTTTCCTTTTTATTTTACTGGCCTCAAGCGCATTTTCGCAAAACATTACCCGCGATGAGTACATCAGGCAGTGGCAACTGGTGGCAATTGAAGAGATGAACCGCAGTGGAATACCGGCAAGTATTACCATGGCACAGGGTTGTCTGGAATCGGGTAACGGCAACAGCGAACTTTCGCGGGAATCGAACAACCATTTTGGTATAAAATGTAAAAGTAGCTGGAAAGGCAAAAAGGTGTATTACGACGACGACCGCCGTAATGAGTGTTTCAGAAGTTACCGCTCGGTGAAAGATTCGTACATCGACCACACCAACTTTTTGATGGAGAATCCGCGTTATGCCTCCTTGTTTCTGCTCGACCCTACCGATTACAAAAGCTGGGCAAAAGGATTGAAAAAAGCGGGTTATGCTACTGCACACGATTACGACAAACGCCTGATTCGAATAATTGAGGAGAACAAACTGCACCGCCTCGACAAAAAAATGACTTTTAGCCCCATGGGTGGACAAACGGCACACAATGCTCTTGATACCGATAAAACAGGAGCTCTTACTATCCGGCCATTCTACACACACAAGGTTACCAAAATTAACCATGTAAAGGCTGTGGTAGCACAAAAAGGCGACACCTACGAAATACTGGCCCAGGAACTTGGATTAAAAGACTGGGAGCTGTATAAATTTAACGATCAGTCACCCGGACACCGCCCAATTCCCAATGAGGTGGTTTACATTCAGTACAAAAAGAGTAAATCAAGCAAAAACCAACTTACACACCGCGCACAGGAAGGCGAAACCATGCATTACATTTCGCAACTTTATGGTATAAAACTTAAACCACTTTACCGCCGCAACAATATGAAAAAAGGTGAGCAGCCTCAAGTGGGTCAGGTGATTTATCTGCGCAAGAAAAAGAAATGA